The Nitrospira sp. genome segment TGGCGTTTGCCTCGTCGCTTGATCAGATCGGGCCGATTGCACGCACGGTGTCGGATGCAGCATTTCTCTTACAAGCCATTGCCGGTCACGATCCGATGGATTCCACATCGGTTGATCGCCCCGTGCCGGACTACATGAAGGCGTTGCAGAAGCGTGATCTCAAACATGTGCGAGTTGGTGTGCCGGTTGAGTTTTTTGCTGAAGGACTCGACTCAGAGGTCGAGCGGGCAGTCCGAGCCGCCATCGAGGAGTTGAAGCATCTCGGCGCGGAAGTGAAGGAGATTCGTCTACCAAGGACCGATGCTGCGGTGGCGGTCTATTACGTGCTTGCGACGGCAGAGGCCAGCTCAAATCTTGCCCGGTTCGACGGCGTGAAGTTCGGTTTCCGTGCCAAGGAGACGAAAGACCTGCTCGAACTGTATATGAAAACGAGGCAGGAGGGGTTCGGGCCGGAAGTCAAACGTCGAATTATGCTCGGTACCTATGTCCTGAGTGCGGGATACTACGACGCGTACTACGGGAAGGCGCAGGCCGTGCGCACATTGGTCTGTCAGGATTTCGACGCCGCATTCAAGGAGGTGGATCTCATCGTCACTCCGGCGACGCCGACCCCGGCCTTCACGCTGGGCGAAAAAAGCGAAGACCCCTTGCAAATGTATCTGTCCGATATTTTCACGATTTCGGTGAATCTGGCAGGGCTGCCAGCGATCGCACTACCCTGTGGGTTCAGCAAGGTTGGGCTTCCGATTGGGCTCCAACTGATTGGCCGGGCCTTTGAAGAAGACACGATGCTTCGAGTCGCGCATGCCTATGAGCAATCCACCGCATGGTATCGCCAGAAGCCGAACATCCGGTAGGGTTCAGACGATAAACAGAAACGGAGTTGCGAGCGATCTGCGTGGGGCGATTGACCGGGAGGGTAGTCAACTATGACAATCGTTGAAATCGCGGCACTCCTTGTCGCCGTGGCGTTCGCAGTGTTGGTCGGATGTCTCGTGCCCGTCTTGTTGCAAGTGCGCAAAACGGTCGTGGAATCTGAACAGCTGTTGTCCAAGATGAATACGGAAGTACCGGCTCTCGTGGCTGAATTGCGAGCGATGAGCCAAAACCTGAACGATGTGACCAGTCAGGCACGCGAGGGGGTCGAGCATGCGTCGGTCTTGCTGCACGCCGTGGGCGAGGTCGGTGAATCGGTACGGCAAGTACACCATGTCGTCTGTGGGTCAGGAGGGACGCTGTTGAGCAACGTGGCAAGTATGGTTGCCGGAGTCAAGGCCGCAACCCACGTGGTACGAGAACGCATGAAGCATGAGGGAGGGACACACAATGGGGGATGAACGAGGTGCTTCCACAGCGGTATTGTTAGCGTTTCTCGGCGGTGCGGCCATGGGGGCAGTGATGGGGTTGTTGTTGGCGCCGCAAGCGGGCAGTGAGTCGCGTGACCGACTTCGAGGCTATGCCCGTCGTGCGGAAACCGATTTGCGAGATCTCGCTGGGCGAGCCGGTGAGGCGTTTGAAGAGGCTGTCGATCAGGGCAGGGAGTTCGTCGAGTCGAAGCGGTCGGTGCTCCAGGAAGCTTTCGATGCCGGTCGTGAGGCGATGAAACGTGAGCGAGGGCGTATCCAAGATGAGGGGGCGGAGCGAGGATGAGGTTTGAGACAGTGATCGGGGTGGAGGTCCATGCACAACTGCGGACCAACTCCAAGATGTTCTGCGGGTGTGGTACGACCTTTGGCCTCTCCGCCAACAGCCAGACCTGCCCGGTCTGCCTTGGTCTGCCAGGCAGTTTACCTGTGATCAATCGAACGGCGGTCGAAATGGCGGTTCGTGCCGGGCTGGCGTTGAACTGTACGATCACGGCGAATAATCGATTCGCGAGAAAGAACTATTTTTACCCGGATTTGCCCAAGGGGTACCAGATTTCCCAATACGAGGATCCGATTTGCCAGCATGGATGGATTGAGATGGCTGTGGGGACGGTCACCAAGCGGGTTCGGATCCGTCGAGCGCACCTTGAAGAAGATGCAGGGAAGAACGTACATGGAACTGGGACAGCGGGAAGCCGCGTGGATTTGAATCGTGCCGGCACGCCGCTGCTGGAGATTGTGACAGAACCGGATATGAGTTCGGCCGATGAGGTGGTGGCCTACCTGAAGGGGTTACGCGATGTGCTCATGTACCTCGATGTGTGCGACGGAAACATGGAGGAAGGAAGTTTTCGCTGCGAACCAAACTTATCGTTGCGTCCGGTTGGCCAGAAAGAGTTTGGGACGAAAGTCGAGCTCAAGAATATCAATTCCTTCAAGTATGTGAAGGATGCGGTCGAGTACGAGGTCAAACGGCAGACCAAGGTCTTGAATGAGGGGGGCAAGATTTACCAGGAGACAAGACTCTGGAACATTGATCGAGGCGAAACGGCAGTCATGCGCTCGAAAGAGGAGGCCCATGACTATCGATACTTCCCAGATCCGGATCTGGTGCCCTTACAGTTGAACGAGGACTGGATTGAAGGATTTCGTTCATCATTGCCGGAGTTGCCGGCTGTGCGCGCCCGTCGATTCATCACCGAGTATGGCCTTCCGGAGTACGATGCGGGCGTGGTCACGACATCCAAAGGCATGGCGGATTACTTCGAGGCTTGCCTGAAGCAGTTCAAGGAACCTAAAACGGTGAGCAATTGGGTGATGGGAGAGTTGACGCGGGAACTGAATAACTCCGGGACCGATATCACCGCGTCGCCGGTCTCACCTGAAGGACTCGTCGATTTGTTGACGATGGTGGACAAAGGGGTGATCAGTTTAAAAGTGGCGCGTGAGATCTTTCCCGAGTTCTATCGGAGCGGCAAGACTCCCCAACAGATTGTGCAGGACAAAGGGCTGACGCAGGTCTCAGACGAAGGGGCACTGGAAAAAATGATTGATGAGGTGCTCCGTAACAATCCAACACAAGTGGCACAGTTTAAAGAGGGCAAACACCAAGTCTTAGGATTTCTTGTTGGTCAAGCGATGAAGGCAAGTGGGGGGAAGGCGAATCCTGGCAAGATGAATGAGTTGTTGAAAAAGAGGCTGATCGTCTAACTGGAGAGAGGGCAAGTGGTATGAGCGAAATCAGAGAAATCAGGGGCCGCCAGATTATCGATTCACGTGGCAATCCAACGATTGAGGCAGAAGTCACGCTCGAAAGCGGAGCGGTCGGGCGAGCAGCCGTTCCTTCCGGTGCTTCGACAGGCGAAAAAGAGGCAATTGAGCTGAGAGATGGAGACAAAAAGCGATGGATGGGAAAAGGTGTCTCCAAAGCGGTGGCGAATATCAGCAAGGTGATTGCTCCTGAACTGCTGGGGAAGGATGCGTTTGATCAAGCCGGGATTGACCGAGCCATGATTGCGCTGGATGGCACAAAGACCAAAGGTAAGCTGGGTGCGAACGCGATTTTGGGTGTGTCGTTAGCGGTGGCAAAGGCGTCGGCGATTGAAACCGGGCAACCTCTCTATCGGTATTTAGGGGGGACGAATGCGCGCGTGCTTCCGGTGCCGCTGATGAATATCATCAACGGGGGAGCCCATGCCGATAACCGGCTGGATCTTCAAGAATTCATGATCATGCCGGTGGGAGCCGGTCGATTCAGCGATGCGCTTCGCATGGCTACCGAGGTCTTTCATTCGCTGAAGGCGCTCTTGAAGAAGAAGGGCCTCAACACGGCAGTCGGAGATGAGGGGGGATTTGCGCCAGATCTGCAATCGAACGAGGAGGCGCTGGGGCTCATTGCCGAGGCAACTGAGGCGGCGGGCTATCAGGTCGGGAGGGATATCGCCTTGGCTTTAGACTGTGCCGCCAGTGAACTCTACGAAAAGGGACGGTATATGCTCGAAGCAGAAAAGAATCCAGAGCGTTCATCGGAAGACATGGTGAGCTACTACAGCAAACTCCTGGATCGCTATCCCATTCTCTCCATCGAAGATGGATTGAGTGAATTGGATTGGAAGGGCTGGAAGGTGCTCACAGAGAAGCTCGGGAAGCGAGTCCAACTCGTCGGCGACGACATCTTCGTGACGAATGTTGAGATCTTTTCGAAAGGCATTAAGGAGGGGATTGGGAATTCAATCCTGATCAAACTCAATCAGATCGGAACATTGACGGAGACGTTGGATGCCATCGAACTTGCGAAGCGATCGGGCTATACGGCTATCATTTCCCACCGCTCTGGGGAAACAGAGGACACGACCATTGCGGATGTGGCCGTCGCCACGAACAGTGGATTGATCAAGACCGGGTCCCTCTCTCGAACAGATCGTGTGGCGAAGTATAATCAGCTGCTTCGAATCGAGGAAGAACTCGGAGCCGCGGCGGTCTATCGCGGTCGAGAGGCCGTGCCTGTGCGAGGATAGTCGGTTTTGCAACCTTGGAACGGATTCGCTCATATGGTGATCAAACAAAATCGTGGCCGGGATTGGTTGGAATGGCAGCGACGTCTGTTCGCCCTTGTTCAGGTAGGTGGAGTGATCGGGGTTCTTTGGTTGGGGGTCGCGTTGTTTT includes the following:
- a CDS encoding DUF948 domain-containing protein: MTIVEIAALLVAVAFAVLVGCLVPVLLQVRKTVVESEQLLSKMNTEVPALVAELRAMSQNLNDVTSQAREGVEHASVLLHAVGEVGESVRQVHHVVCGSGGTLLSNVASMVAGVKAATHVVRERMKHEGGTHNGG
- a CDS encoding YtxH domain-containing protein, whose translation is MGDERGASTAVLLAFLGGAAMGAVMGLLLAPQAGSESRDRLRGYARRAETDLRDLAGRAGEAFEEAVDQGREFVESKRSVLQEAFDAGREAMKRERGRIQDEGAERG
- the gatB gene encoding Asp-tRNA(Asn)/Glu-tRNA(Gln) amidotransferase subunit GatB, which gives rise to MRFETVIGVEVHAQLRTNSKMFCGCGTTFGLSANSQTCPVCLGLPGSLPVINRTAVEMAVRAGLALNCTITANNRFARKNYFYPDLPKGYQISQYEDPICQHGWIEMAVGTVTKRVRIRRAHLEEDAGKNVHGTGTAGSRVDLNRAGTPLLEIVTEPDMSSADEVVAYLKGLRDVLMYLDVCDGNMEEGSFRCEPNLSLRPVGQKEFGTKVELKNINSFKYVKDAVEYEVKRQTKVLNEGGKIYQETRLWNIDRGETAVMRSKEEAHDYRYFPDPDLVPLQLNEDWIEGFRSSLPELPAVRARRFITEYGLPEYDAGVVTTSKGMADYFEACLKQFKEPKTVSNWVMGELTRELNNSGTDITASPVSPEGLVDLLTMVDKGVISLKVAREIFPEFYRSGKTPQQIVQDKGLTQVSDEGALEKMIDEVLRNNPTQVAQFKEGKHQVLGFLVGQAMKASGGKANPGKMNELLKKRLIV
- the eno gene encoding phosphopyruvate hydratase, coding for MSEIREIRGRQIIDSRGNPTIEAEVTLESGAVGRAAVPSGASTGEKEAIELRDGDKKRWMGKGVSKAVANISKVIAPELLGKDAFDQAGIDRAMIALDGTKTKGKLGANAILGVSLAVAKASAIETGQPLYRYLGGTNARVLPVPLMNIINGGAHADNRLDLQEFMIMPVGAGRFSDALRMATEVFHSLKALLKKKGLNTAVGDEGGFAPDLQSNEEALGLIAEATEAAGYQVGRDIALALDCAASELYEKGRYMLEAEKNPERSSEDMVSYYSKLLDRYPILSIEDGLSELDWKGWKVLTEKLGKRVQLVGDDIFVTNVEIFSKGIKEGIGNSILIKLNQIGTLTETLDAIELAKRSGYTAIISHRSGETEDTTIADVAVATNSGLIKTGSLSRTDRVAKYNQLLRIEEELGAAAVYRGREAVPVRG
- the gatA gene encoding Asp-tRNA(Asn)/Glu-tRNA(Gln) amidotransferase subunit GatA; amino-acid sequence: MSLQKLSLVELQKKFTAGEVTAAEIVAAYFLRISQVEPKVKAFVTQTKDAAYRQAEELDRKLKGWRKTHPLTGMPLAVKDNICTDGVPTTCSSRMLQNFVPPYDATVVSRLRSQEYILVGKTNLDEFAMGSSTENSAFGPSRNPWNLHCVPGGSSGGSAAAVAAEECAAALGSDTGGSIRQPAAFCGVVGVKPTYGRVSRYGLVAFASSLDQIGPIARTVSDAAFLLQAIAGHDPMDSTSVDRPVPDYMKALQKRDLKHVRVGVPVEFFAEGLDSEVERAVRAAIEELKHLGAEVKEIRLPRTDAAVAVYYVLATAEASSNLARFDGVKFGFRAKETKDLLELYMKTRQEGFGPEVKRRIMLGTYVLSAGYYDAYYGKAQAVRTLVCQDFDAAFKEVDLIVTPATPTPAFTLGEKSEDPLQMYLSDIFTISVNLAGLPAIALPCGFSKVGLPIGLQLIGRAFEEDTMLRVAHAYEQSTAWYRQKPNIR